Proteins encoded together in one Bradyrhizobium sp. CB82 window:
- a CDS encoding SEL1-like repeat protein, whose translation MRDYPDVVRFAYQAGRIAWLQKDFGRARDLFEGAANRGSVASANNLGALYYEGNGVSKDYALARGWFEKAASSGFPRAMANLGRLYQYGQGAPVDLVEARKWYQKAAAANDATGLNALGYLYDKGIGVPRDVTQARRWYDKAAAEGSAWALVNIGNQYRDGQGVPQDFAEARKWYEKAANAAEPNAMGFNNIGAMYFNGQGTAKDPVEASKWYEKAAALGLPLAMTNLGYLYRDGNGVPKELGEARNWFEKAAAAGDATGTNALGYLYERGIGVAVDYVEARKWYEKAAALGNANAMTNLGNQYRDGHGVQIDFGEARKWYEKAANAPEPNATALNNLGVLYFNGQGTAKDFAEARKWYAKAAALNLPIAMANLGYLYRDGNGVTKDLGESRKWFEKAAAAGDPSGMAGLGYLHEKGLGVAVDYDEARKWFEKAADLGSGSAMANLGDLYREGHGVTKDLGEARKWYEKAAAAGRTYAMVNLGMMYQNGLGVSKDPAQARKWFEMAVAAGDESAKASLKKLNADGRE comes from the coding sequence ATGCGCGACTACCCGGACGTCGTCCGTTTTGCCTATCAGGCGGGTCGCATTGCCTGGCTGCAGAAGGATTTCGGGCGCGCCCGCGATCTCTTTGAAGGGGCAGCCAACAGGGGGAGTGTGGCCAGCGCGAATAATCTGGGCGCGCTCTACTACGAGGGAAACGGTGTTTCCAAGGACTATGCGCTTGCGCGTGGCTGGTTCGAGAAGGCCGCAAGCAGCGGCTTCCCGCGTGCGATGGCCAATCTGGGCAGGCTGTACCAATACGGTCAGGGCGCGCCGGTGGATCTGGTCGAGGCCCGCAAATGGTATCAGAAAGCTGCCGCGGCAAATGATGCGACAGGCCTCAACGCCCTCGGCTATCTCTATGACAAGGGTATAGGCGTCCCCAGGGACGTCACGCAGGCGCGTCGATGGTACGACAAGGCTGCGGCGGAAGGGTCGGCCTGGGCTCTGGTCAACATAGGCAACCAGTACCGCGACGGGCAGGGCGTCCCTCAGGATTTTGCTGAAGCGCGCAAATGGTACGAGAAGGCTGCAAATGCCGCCGAGCCCAACGCGATGGGCTTCAACAATATCGGTGCGATGTATTTCAACGGCCAGGGAACGGCCAAGGATCCCGTTGAAGCCAGCAAATGGTACGAGAAGGCGGCGGCCCTGGGTCTGCCGCTCGCGATGACCAACCTCGGTTACCTCTACCGGGACGGAAACGGCGTGCCCAAGGAATTGGGCGAGGCACGAAATTGGTTCGAGAAAGCAGCGGCTGCCGGCGATGCGACCGGAACGAATGCGCTCGGCTATCTCTATGAAAGAGGGATCGGTGTCGCGGTCGACTACGTCGAGGCGCGGAAATGGTATGAGAAGGCGGCGGCACTGGGCAACGCCAATGCGATGACCAATCTTGGCAACCAGTATCGCGACGGACACGGCGTTCAGATTGATTTCGGAGAAGCTCGCAAATGGTACGAGAAGGCCGCGAATGCGCCTGAGCCCAACGCGACCGCTCTCAACAATCTCGGCGTGCTGTATTTCAACGGCCAGGGAACGGCCAAGGATTTCGCCGAGGCCCGCAAATGGTACGCGAAAGCGGCTGCGCTCAACCTGCCGATTGCGATGGCGAATCTCGGCTACCTCTATCGGGACGGAAACGGCGTGACCAAGGATCTGGGCGAATCACGAAAGTGGTTCGAGAAAGCGGCGGCGGCGGGCGATCCGTCGGGAATGGCTGGGCTGGGCTATCTCCATGAGAAGGGACTGGGTGTCGCCGTCGACTATGACGAGGCGCGCAAATGGTTTGAGAAGGCGGCAGACCTGGGCAGCGGCAGCGCGATGGCCAATCTCGGCGATCTCTACCGCGAAGGGCATGGAGTTACAAAGGACCTTGGCGAGGCCCGCAAATGGTACGAGAAGGCCGCGGCTGCAGGACGGACCTATGCGATGGTCAATCTCGGGATGATGTACCAAAACGGCCTCGGCGTTTCCAAAGATCCCGCGCAAGCTCGCAAGTGGTTCGAAATGGCCGTCGCCGCAGGCGACGAGTCGGCAAAAGCATCGCTGAAAAAGCTGAACGCTGACGGGCGAGAGTAG